The DNA window CGAAAACCACAAAAGGAGGGAAATATTACGGGTCTCTTCGCtttgaagaaattttaaaggaaaattagAGGAATTGAACAGTTTTCTCTAaaaatcctgtaaaattcatgtgttccaAAGATACGTGTACGGCGCCGGAGGTCGAGGCCGCTGCCATTACTGAAAATATTCtacgtatatatattctcCAGGAATCAAATAATGTCGAACAAAACTGGGAATCCGATACGGTCTTTTTAGGTGGGTTGGCTCAGTCAGAATGGCATATGCATTTCGGCTGTGCTCTCGTGAAATCAGGGGCGGCCAGCATTATTTAATCACCATGACAACGATGGCGTGCATTGGGGTTATTGGTACGCTTCAAGTGACTAAAATTGCAAGGAATTTCAGTAGCTGCAAGGAGGGGaaggtgggaggaggaggaggcaactCATCAGCACTATGGCAGCAGCGTTATCCTTGAAAGTGCATCGatcttcttctccaccagacGATGACAATGGTGAAgcaagagtaattttacagtccaacaaaaagtaataaaaagtaactcgaggtaccagtacctcgtGGCATCAAATCGTTtatgatcgttggatctaacgatgcacatcctactcaggtagatccaatggtaagtaataatttggtatctcgaggtaccggtacctcgagatattttttattggaccagAGTAAATCTCCCGAAGGATAGTCTTGTATATAGGCAGGTGCGAGACGCCAAATTTTATGTTGCAATCCAATTCAATATGTTTAAGGACATTcttatatagtattttttaagttttacttcgttttttttaagtgTTCGGTGATAATCATAAGCACCTTAAATACCCATACTTCATGATGACTATGTCAACACCCATCCATTTTTATACTCTCTTCTTtcctaaataaataaatttatccaGATTCGTAGTGTTAGAATATGTCACATCTGATCAtaggtttatttatttactgttcAGATTCGTAATAGTAAGATGTGTTATATATCCAATTCaagatttgtttattttgggatgaaagaaaatactttgtaaataaacaaaatcattgtatctaataataataataataataataataataataataataataataataataataataataataataataattcctCATCAGCAGATTTGTGTATGATCCATCTATAGAAAAGAAACCAAATAAAGTCTTTATAATGGCTTTTTGGTGGGCCCGAACTTTCCACGATATATGAATCGTTTACCTATCTAGCAACTGCGTCAACTAAGCTTAGCTACTagcgagtacgaagtatatatgtatatatgagaTGAATTGAAAGAAGTGCTATTGGTTTTCCAGCAGCTAGCGCAGATCGAGCATAGACAAAGCTACAAGGATAAGCTTGGTGATCGATGTCGATGGAGCATGCCATGGTGAGCGCCGCCACGGGTGTGCTGGGCCCGCTCATCGGCAAGCTCTCCGCCCTGCTCGAGAAGGAGTACGCCGGGCTGAAGGGCGTGCGCAAGGAGATCGTCTCGCTCCGGGAGGAGTTGAGCAGCATGAACACCACGCTGCAGAAGCtggccgtcgacgacgaccccGACGCGCAGGCCGTGGAGTGGGGGAACCAGATCCGCGACCTCTCCTACGACATCGAGGACTGCATCGACGACTTCGGGATCCGCGtggcgtcgccggccgccggcgccgggaagGGGAGCAGCCTGGGCTTCCTTCAGGCGAGCATGGGCAAGCTGAAGGCGCTGGGAGCCCGCCACGGCATCGCCGGCAAGATCCGCGAGCTCAAGGCCCGCGTCGACGACGTCAGCAAGCGGCGCGACAGGTACAGCTAccaaccctcctcctcctcctccggccgtgctactcccgccgctgccgccgccgccgccgcggcagtgGCTGTCGACCCTCGCCTGCAAGCTCTGTatgcggcggaggagagcCTGGTCGGCATCGACCAGCCGAGAGATGACCTCATAATGCTGCTAACCGCCGGAGGATGGgagccgccgacggcgagcaaCCTCAAGGTGGTCTCCATAGTTGGATTCGGAGGGTTAGGAAAGACTACTCTCGCCAACGCGGTGCACCGTAAGCTGGTACAGGAGTTCGACTGCCGGGTCTTCGTATCAGTGTCACAAAACCCTGACATAACAAAGCTTCTAAGCAAGATTTTAGTCGACGAACTCAAGGGGAGAACTTCATCAATTTACAGCGATGTGCGTGACATAATTAACGATATTAGAAGCCATCTGCTACACAAGAGGTATGCACtactccctttttctttttatttgatgccggTAATTTATGATCTAATTtcaccatttatttttattcaaatttttatataaatatataaaattataaatcatactttaGATGTTTTCAGTAATAAATCaagtcacaacaaaataattatataatttttgatacTCGATCAAtatcatcaaatttttaaaaaatagaggtaCATATTgcttctttaaatttttagattcaGTTGGATCGGGGAAGCGATACCGATTACCTTTTCATGTTTAAGGATAAATTTACCATCAAATCCGATCAGGGAAGAGCAGAGTATACAAGTGTTAGTAAATTTATTTGCTAAACATTAACTTGATCTTGGTCCATAGATGATCACCTAAAGGGGCCAATTCACTTTATGCCTCTGTAATTTCCTCCGACCCCTTCTACGTTCCTGAGATTTGCTTGATCTCTTATATACCCCTAAGTTATTATTTGAATCCCTTAGATGCCTATTCCGTCCGTTGACCGTTAGTTTGACCGATAATTATTGTAGAAATGACTTTAGTGTCCTCGGTGTATTGCTAAAagcgtcaaatgtttgatgtgtaaattatttgggttGTGAATACAATAAGagataaattactaaatattttcaaaaaataaaacataatttcataacaatttaaaaatatttatttgaaacaaatcaagcttcccatcaaatttgaaaattacttttcaacGAATATGCAGTGAAAAAGattcatttaaaaaacatttggGACGAAATTATTTCAtcacaaactaaaaaaacatagttaaaattaatgtgtggatttaatcatatttttttaaaaaaatatttttctaaaaaataagttttattttttaagtttagcaTTAACTGATTatatccttttattttagtataagttaTTCTTTTTAGTAGGTAGCACATATGTATAGGAGGGGTAATAtagtcattttaaaaatatttaacagtTAACTAATGGGTCAACTAACAGAAATGGTATAGAgggaatcaaaataaaatctcaAGGGTATATAAGGGATGAGGTAAAATTCAGGATACACAATGGATTGAAAAAAAGTTTCAGGGCATGTAAGGAATTTTCCCCCTAAAGAAGCTTATGCGGAATTGGTGATATACTGACCAGTTGAGGAAGAAGCCACTAGGCGTTAGTTCGTCAACTTGAATGAGTCTTGTTTCTAGTGCTATAATTCTAGTACTATGGGAGTTGGGACGATTCCATTGAAGTTAGGTACGTGTCGCGTGTAGGCCATACCGCGCACCTCCATCTGGATCAATGGCAAGAGATCATCCAAACAACATGAACTAATCATGTGCTCGAGCGTTCCCTTATTATGATCTCCGTGTAACTATATTTTCCATACTTCTTTAGATGGCAGTGGACTAACCCCCACTACCTCCCtacttttttggaaaaaaaataaatgatggtaTGGGTTAAAGGATCCACATgtcaataaaaaatgtatgcAATAATTAAAAgatagtatataaaaaatgataataatgggttaactatattttttagttaaaattccATTGCAATACACGGTCaatatgttaattatttttagataaacacAACTTTATTGATATTAGACAATTACATCCAGATGACATAGTAACTCTAAGACCACTCACAACCTTTTTATAACTAGGATACACATGCCTATTATTattagaaaaggaaaaaaagtgtgggaaactacaacaaaaaaaatggtctTTTATCTTCAAACACCACAAAAGCAACACTTGCCTTATGAAAAAGCCTATCATAAAATGGTAtttctaagagcatctccaagagaataactaaattttgactagacaaatctaaatttagtcattcatgCCGGATTTAGTAACTTCAAATCTGATTTGCACTCCACCAGACTCTCAATCCCCACTCTCTAAATTTGCAAAAGGGGATGGCTGGTGGGTCCCATCCACGTGGGACCCATAGATCTTTTTTTGAGTAGGTTATTCCATAGTATTCCTTTTTACTTAGTTGAATTTTTGCAATTCATTGATATTGTAATTTGAATATTGCATAATTTATATGGAAAAGACGATAGCCAATTTATTAGCTAATTTGAATTCGTATATACAATTTGTATAATTATGATTGTTGAAGCCCAAAATTCAAGTGTCTTGGCTAGAATCTTGCTAGTGGAAGAATGACTTGTCAGATTTAGCTATTGATGAGCCATGTTTAGTTAAATGATATGTCAAGTCAAGTACACAGTCTTTGAGagaacaatttttatataaaattgttaaattttaatatgataagtgagataaaaaaaagttcagttGTTGTTGCCATGGTCCAATCGGCAAAGGCCAGACCACAGGCTTTCAccctagagagagagaattttGACTCAAGACAGTGGCTtccataagagcaagttcaatagtatagccaattgcTGGTTATAAATTGTCTATAGCCAATTTAATAGTCAGTTCATACAATAGTCATATACTATGACTAATATCTGGTCCCActtgtcatacacacatgtgtCTTGAAGTCTATgttacagctggctacaacTCTATAATCCGTTGCTCTTTTCTCTTCTATCTTATcacattaaaatatgcttatagctagcttatagtcgGCTATTATACATGCTCTAAGGAAGCAAAAATACCAATGCTAGGTATAATCAGCTAAGGCCAGATTTAGAGATTTAACTTCGATGTTGAGGAACCGGTATTCAAAAAAGCAACTTCTAATTAAAGTTCTCCTAATGCTTCTGATTAAATAATAGTGTACTAGTTGAGAATATATGGTCATGCATCAAACTCCCATAGATATTCAGAATAGCTATACTACTGTTGACAGAAAATAGGAGTAGGGGAGAACTTTCAATTTTCCGGATGTCGGATGTGCATTGAGATTTGTGCTGGCAGGGGAAGAAATGCATGCGCGTGTGGGCTGGAAAGCTAACTCAAGGTAGGGAGGTTGCAGACGTGCTGCCCGCTATTGgggatataaaatataaattgctGTACTATTGACAGAGTAGGGGACAGAACTTTTGATTTTTCAGCTGTCGGATGTGCTTCAAGATTCATGCCAGTGGGGATAGAAATTCTTACATACATGTGGGCTGGGAATCGACCTAAAAATCCCGCTGCCTAGCCACTACGCCCCAATGAACTTTTTAATTAGACTAGCAAATTGTTCCAACGTTGCAacaagattttttatattttaaaaatatcattaatatgTTATTACCAATATAAGCTTATTACTCTCAAGCTTTTAGTGTATATGCCATGCACATCAATTAAAAGAGGAGACACACTTTTaggatttttaattttctttagcAGAGGGGTCTATTTAGACTTTTTTTGATTCAACTTTCGGCCTATTCGGCCTTTTTCCCGCGCGTGTGAACATCCTCACGCACCCAGGCCGCAACCTGGGCctggatttttaatttttctccttcctctcgCCTCCTCGGCGCGTCGGTGGCGTCGTCATGCAgcccctcgccgacgcgcatTCGCCCACAAGcgagtgcgccgccgtcgagcggcCTCGCGACGGCGCCCGGTGTCGCGTCGGCCGGCGTCCTCGCAACCCCCCTCTCCAACGGCCCAGTACACCCTCCCTTTGCAACCTTTTTGGGGCTCACGCGTCATTGACTCTAGTagtggtggcagattcactgccaccaccactagagtCTTTTTGTATGGTATAGATGagtaattttgttgtttttgagAAAGTACTACCatatactatattttctatagtaaAAATTGATACCTTCagatattttgtatttgaaagcatcaaaactttaagcataaattttgatacatagAGATAATTgcttaaggatggtaaaactATCCTGATTACATACATACTTACTACTCTCATGGACTCAATATAATTATACTTCTAGCACTATAGAGGCAAAGTAGGAGATTGTATGCATATATGGCCAAACATACCATGATCAGTCGGGTCAGCACGACTCGACCTACATGTTGGGTTGGGTCGGTGACTCAGGCCTACCAATTTACTGTACCAACACCTCGGGCATGATCTAATAAGATTGGAGTCGTGATGGGCTAGCTTGAAGGCACCAAAGCCCACCATGATCCTCCTTAGAAAAAGTCGATTTtgtctctctcatctctttgGGTCGTCTCTTATATGGATGGAATAAGTCTCTTTTGCATCTCTCATCTCTTTGGGTTGTGCCTTATATGGCTGAACTAAGTCTATTTTGACTCTGTCATCTATTTTGGCTCCATGATCTTTGGATTGTGTCTTGACAGACCAACCCACCATACCAAGGCAGAGGCCTAGGCACGACCCAACAGTTGCATCGTACCATGCCTAGGCTAGGCCAGAACCTCATGCTATGAGTCGGGCCATCGGGCCTTTTGGAGTGAGATGTACGTAGGTAGACGTAAAATGGGTAGATATTTGAATATGAGATGATTGATAtgatgaatagtactttacaaatgcattttttaggataaatttgaatttcataaATGCACTTATTGttggacagaggtagtagtacATTATAACTATAGCATAGTTACAATACAATTGAATTGCAGTGACTACACTATAGTtatattggaaaaaaaatttagagacTTTTTTGTCGAAAGTTATATAACTAggccataaatatttgatgcttGAGACATGATTTGATCAAAcctttataattttatccatcaataatttttaaatgcttactttTACTAAATTGTTACAGCAAATACTATTGTAATATCataaattactatattttatgtacttatttttatgattgcaatttaaaagtttaactgaattttatcctaaatatcaaatattcaTGTTAAAAGgaattatacataaatataatttaaggGGGGCAAACCTATAAGTATATCAACCTATATAACATTGTTGATCAACTTTAATTAccattattgtattttttaaaaaaagaataatgaaGTTTTCCAGTTTTGACAGAGATTCTAGTGGGTTACTTCCCCTgtcttaaagtttttttagagcaattttactatccttgaagaggtaccactgttttctatgtaa is part of the Oryza brachyantha chromosome 2, ObraRS2, whole genome shotgun sequence genome and encodes:
- the LOC121053442 gene encoding disease resistance protein PIK6-NP-like — its product is MSMEHAMVSAATGVLGPLIGKLSALLEKEYAGLKGVRKEIVSLREELSSMNTTLQKLAVDDDPDAQAVEWGNQIRDLSYDIEDCIDDFGIRVASPAAGAGKGSSLGFLQASMGKLKALGARHGIAGKIRELKARVDDVSKRRDRYSYQPSSSSSGRATPAAAAAAAAAVAVDPRLQAL